One window of the Arthrobacter sp. D5-1 genome contains the following:
- the rpmD gene encoding 50S ribosomal protein L30 translates to MAKNLTSSDAKLEITQIKGVIGAKQNQIATLRSLGLKRIGHTVVRSADAVTVGMLNTVPHLVNVEEAK, encoded by the coding sequence ATGGCTAAGAACCTGACTTCCTCCGACGCCAAGTTGGAAATCACCCAGATCAAGGGCGTCATTGGCGCCAAGCAGAACCAGATCGCCACCCTTCGGTCCCTCGGCCTCAAGCGCATCGGACACACTGTTGTCCGCTCCGCTGATGCCGTGACCGTTGGAATGCTGAACACGGTTCCGCACCTCGTGAATGTAGAGGAGGCGAAGTAA